Proteins encoded in a region of the Globicephala melas chromosome 1, mGloMel1.2, whole genome shotgun sequence genome:
- the ERRFI1 gene encoding ERBB receptor feedback inhibitor 1: MSMAGVAAQEIRVPLKTGILHDGQALGSLKACWGGRGEFENGFLNIDPITMAYSLNSTAEHLTSIGRASRSAPMNGSHFPEHGPSAKSRLPPLIIPPSEGWGQQEEGRVACGLKKLAVNGVCASTPPLTPIKTPPSLFPGVAPCERGSRPLPPLPISEDLSLDETDCEVEFLTSSDTDFLLEDCAVSEFRPGGPGRRSFRGCGQINYAYFDTPAVSAADLSQAHDQAAGGTSANPPLSQAHRRLRRSHSGPAGSFNKPAIRISSYVHRASPNSAGDKPEVPPRVPIPPRPARPDYRRWSAEVTSSTYSDEDRPPKVPPREPLSGSNSRTPSPKSLPSYLNGVMPPTQSFAPDPKYVSSKALQRQHSEGAAGKVPCILPIIENGKKVSSTHYYLLPERPPYLDKYEKFFREAEETHTSTPIQPLPADGGVFSAPEKLDSKPRVDLAGHVKRRHFSYVVSP; encoded by the exons ATGTCCATGGCCGGAGTCGCTGCTCAGGAGATCAGAGTCCCGTTAAAAACTGGGATTCTGCACGATGGCCAAGCCCTGGGGAGCCTGAAGGCCTGCTGGGGGGGCCGCGGCGAGTTTGAGAA CGGCTTTTTGAACATCGACCCCATAACCATGGCCTACAGTCTGAACTCGACGGCGGAGCACCTAACATCCATAG GGCGCGCTTCCAGGTCTGCTCCGATGAACGGCAGCCACTTTCCGGAGCACGGCCCCTCCGCCAAGTCTCGCCTGCCCCCTCTCATCATCCCCCCGAGTGAaggctgggggcagcaggaggagggTCGGGTGGCGTGTGGATTGAAGAAGCTGGCAGTGAACGGGGTGTGTGCCTCCACGCCCCCGCTCACCCCCATCAAGACGCCCCCGTCCCTCTTCCCTGGCGTGGCCCCCTGCGAGCGGGGCTCTAGGCCCCTGCCCCCCCTGCCCATCTCCGAGGACCTCTCCCTGGACGAGACGGACTGCGAGGTCGAGTTCCTGACCAGCTCGGACACGGACTTCCTTCTAGAAGACTGCGCGGTCTCCGAGTTCAGACCTGGCGGCCCTGGCAGGCGCAGCTTCCGAGGGTGCGGACAGATCAACTACGCGTATTTCGATACCCCGGCCGTCTCGGCCGCGGATCTCAGCCAGGCGCACGACCAGGCTGCTGGGGGGACGAGTGCCAACCCCCCTCTGTCCCAGGCCCACCGGAGACTGAGGAGGTCTCACTCAGGCCCCGCAGGGTCCTTTAACAAGCCGGCCATCAGGATCTCCAGCTACGTGCACAGGGCTTCTCCCAACTCCGCTGGCGACAAGCCCGAGGTGCCCCCCCGGGTCCCCATCCCTCCCCGGCCAGCCAGGCCGGACTACAGAAGGTGGTCGGCCGAAGTCACTTCCAGCACCTACAGCGACGAGGACAGGCCCCCCAAAGTCCCGCCGAGAGAACCCTTGTCCGGGAGTAACTCCCGCACCCCGAGCCCCAAAAGTCTCCCGTCTTACCTCAACGGGGTCATGCCCCCCACGCAGAGCTTTGCCCCCGACCCCAAGTATGTGAGCAGCAAAGCCCTGCAGAGACAGCACAGCGAGGGGGCCGCCGGTAAGGTCCCCTGCATCCTGCCCATCATTGAAAACGGGAAGAAAGTGAGCTCAACGCATTATTACCTGCTCCCTGAGAGGCCGCCCTACCTGGACAAATACGAAAAGTTTTTTAGGGAAGCAGAAGAGACACACACGAGCACCCCcatccagcccctccctgccGACGGCGGTGTCTTTTCGGCCCCAGAAAAGCTGGACTCGAAACCAAGAGTGGATCTGGCAGGCCACGTGAAGCGCAGACATTTCTCCTACGTGGTTTCCCCTTAG